Part of the Vibrio sp. YMD68 genome, TTATTTTGATGCACCAGAGATCGATTTGGATTACGACATCGCTATAGTGTGTATGTCAGGTGGTAAAGATAGCTTTGCTGCCCTCAAGTACCTTCTAGATAGAGGATTTCCTCCGTCAAAAATAGAACTTTGGCATCATTTAGTTGATGGGAATGAGGGTTCTACTCTGATGGATTGGGCCTTTATTGATGACTACTGCGTGAAACTATCGAAAGCAATCGGTATTCCACTGTATTTTTCATGGCTAAAGCATGGTTTTGAAGGCGAAATGCTTAAAAACAGCAGTAAAAGCCACGAGCATATAGTGGAGACACCTGATGGTCTAATTCAGTTGCCACGCAACGGGGTCAAGGTTGGTACAAGGCTAAAGTTTCCTCAACAAGCAGCTTCATTGCAAACTCGGTGGTGTTCATCGGCGTTGAAAATTGACGTTGGTCGTAGAGGAATAACTAGCCAGGATCGTTTTGTCGGTAAGCGAGTGCTATTCATTACTGGTGAGCGGCGTGAAGAGTCTGGCAACCGCGCAAAGTATAATCAGCTTGAACCTCATGCTGGTGATACCTTACGTAAGTCCAAGAATCCACGTAAACCTCGCCATATTGATGCCTGGAGACCAGTTCTCCACCTTAGGGAAGAAGAAGTGTGGCAAATTTTGGCAGATTGGGAGCTGGTGCCACCAGTACCATATCGTTTAGGCTGGAATAGGTCATCGTGCGCTACATGTGTGTTTAACTCAGATCGTATCTGGGCAACCATAGGCGAATACTTTCCTGATCGGCTAGAAGCAATATCAGAGTATGAGCGCCAGTTCGGCACAGCTATAAGCCGTAAAGGTCTGACAGTGGCAGAACGAGCGAAACTGGTAAAACCCATTGAGATTGATGATAAGGAAGCGTTACTGCAAGCAACCAGTAAGGAATATACCTTACCTATTTTTTTACCGAACGGTGAAAAATGGAAAATGCCTGCGGGAGCGTTTGGCACCGAAAGTTCGGGAGCTAATTGAATCTGGTGGATCAACTACCAGAAATAGGCGTCGGGTTTCCCGGCGCTTTCCTTGAGCCTTTCACTTTCACATGTGAAAGTCGAGAGATTCAAGGAAAGTGCCTTGTGCGCTGATGTGCGATAGCTGGTCGCCAAAAATAAACAGCATTAATTCACTTTTTATCACAGCCCTCGGGCACATCTTGCTCGACGGCATAGGTGTGTCCAATTTTTATGGAGAACTACCATGACTATCGCTCACACCGATACTGACTTGAAAATACAATCAGCTTTCCTTTGCGTTTTGACAGAGGGTTTTGATTATCCTACTGCACAAGATGCCTATGAGGCATATCGTGTGGCCGCAAACGTAGCAATCAAAAATCCAGAGAAGAAAATTTCTGATATGGGAATTAGCCTTTCTGGCCGACTGTTACCATCTCATCTCAAGACCTGCGCAGAGCTTGTCGATAGTGTTGACTATCTGGTTAGCACTATCAGTCTAGGGGTGGAATATTTTCTGGATCTTGCACAAGGCAAACACAGCTTGTTAACGGACCCAGAAAGCCTCATTGAATTAGATGGGGATGTGTTCATGATGTATACGACGCAATTCATGACGATATGAAGGCTGTAATCGACGGACCGTATCTGATTAAAGCTAATGGTGCATTAGTGACAGATACGGAACTAGAGGAAGTTTGCTTAACACTCTATTTTGGCGAAAAATACAGCCAAAGTATCATGATCAACTTTGATGAAATCTATAACGGCGTATTCCATGATGATACGACAATAAGTGTTCATTCAGGTTCTTTAA contains:
- a CDS encoding phosphohydrolase, yielding MNTIQPTSDRFDDQVIIPSMKNSILNSQMDLFGGQENLIALEPAMPGVYFDAPEIDLDYDIAIVCMSGGKDSFAALKYLLDRGFPPSKIELWHHLVDGNEGSTLMDWAFIDDYCVKLSKAIGIPLYFSWLKHGFEGEMLKNSSKSHEHIVETPDGLIQLPRNGVKVGTRLKFPQQAASLQTRWCSSALKIDVGRRGITSQDRFVGKRVLFITGERREESGNRAKYNQLEPHAGDTLRKSKNPRKPRHIDAWRPVLHLREEEVWQILADWELVPPVPYRLGWNRSSCATCVFNSDRIWATIGEYFPDRLEAISEYERQFGTAISRKGLTVAERAKLVKPIEIDDKEALLQATSKEYTLPIFLPNGEKWKMPAGAFGTESSGAN